In a genomic window of Zingiber officinale cultivar Zhangliang chromosome 9B, Zo_v1.1, whole genome shotgun sequence:
- the LOC122022910 gene encoding ras-related protein Rab7-like, with protein sequence MRALSDPPLREYHVWWSLSDSKYGGSTTLLSKKQLEPKKNYKKNPYRHCVGKTSLMNQYVHKKFTQQYKVTIGADFVTKEILVDDRLVTLQIWDTTGQERFQSLGVAFYRGVDCCVLVYDVNVRRSFDTLDNWHDEFLN encoded by the exons ATGCGGGCTTTATCAGATCCTCCACTTCGAGAATACCATGTGTGGTGGTCTCTTTCGGATTCCAAGTACGGTGGAAGTACTACTTTGCTTTCCAAAAAGCAACTTGAGCCTAAGAAGAACTACAAGAAAAATCCTTATAGACATTG TGTTGGAAAGACGTCGCTGATGAACCA ATATGTGCACAAAAAGTTCACGCAGCAGTATAAGGTCACCATTGGCGCTGATTTTGTCACCAAGGAAATTCTAGTTGATGACAGACTCGTTACCTTGCAg ATTTGGGATACTACAGGACAAGAAAGATTCCAGAGTCTTGGTGTTGCATTCTACAGAGGAGTTGACTGCTGCGTCTTGGTCTATGATGTTAATGTCCGAAGATCATTTGACACTCTTGATAATTGGCATGATGAATTTCTTAATTAG